A window from Acidobacteriota bacterium encodes these proteins:
- a CDS encoding tyrosine--tRNA ligase codes for MTIDEQIAFLTKGCVDVIPAEELKKKLEKSAATGKPLRVKLGADPTAPDIHLGHTVVIRKLKAFQQLGHDVIFLIGDFTGMIGDPTGRNTTRPPLTREQVLANAETYKNQIFKLLDPNKTIIEFNADWMNAFKPEDFVRLMAKVTLAQILERDEFSKRLTAGVPISLHELLYPLAQGYDSVALKADVELGGTDQKFNLLMAREIQRAYGVEAQVIMTTPLLEGLDGVEKMSKSKNNYIGIAESADEMYGKAMSISDDLMWKYYELLTDLTPAEIASLKTDVEAGRKHPRDAKSELAKKIVADFHSQADADTAEAEFIRRFRLHQVPNDVVIYTAKVFKQKVKLVDLMVETGLASSKAEAGRLIKGGGVKLNHERVSDPTHEIDTEAQKDVLIQKGPRMYKQVVFDRAELSLGGCADDDKT; via the coding sequence ATGACAATTGACGAACAAATTGCATTTCTGACCAAAGGCTGTGTGGATGTCATTCCCGCCGAAGAGTTGAAAAAGAAGCTGGAAAAATCGGCTGCTACGGGAAAGCCGCTTCGCGTCAAGCTCGGCGCTGACCCAACCGCGCCGGACATTCACCTGGGCCACACGGTCGTCATCCGCAAACTGAAAGCCTTTCAGCAACTCGGCCACGACGTGATTTTCTTGATTGGCGATTTCACGGGAATGATCGGCGATCCGACCGGACGAAACACGACTCGCCCACCGCTTACACGCGAACAAGTTCTGGCGAACGCCGAAACCTACAAAAACCAAATCTTCAAACTGCTCGATCCTAATAAGACGATCATCGAATTCAATGCGGACTGGATGAACGCCTTCAAGCCGGAAGACTTTGTCCGGTTGATGGCGAAAGTCACGCTGGCCCAGATTCTGGAACGCGATGAATTTTCGAAACGTCTGACCGCCGGAGTTCCGATTAGCCTGCACGAACTGCTGTACCCATTGGCGCAGGGTTACGATTCCGTCGCGCTCAAAGCCGATGTGGAATTGGGCGGCACGGATCAAAAATTCAATTTGTTGATGGCGCGCGAAATCCAGCGGGCCTACGGCGTCGAAGCGCAGGTGATTATGACGACGCCGTTGTTGGAAGGCTTGGACGGCGTCGAAAAGATGTCGAAGAGCAAAAACAATTACATCGGCATTGCCGAATCGGCGGATGAAATGTACGGCAAAGCCATGTCCATTTCCGATGACCTGATGTGGAAATACTACGAACTGCTGACGGATTTGACGCCCGCCGAAATCGCCAGCTTGAAAACCGACGTGGAAGCAGGTCGAAAACATCCGCGCGACGCCAAATCGGAACTGGCCAAGAAAATTGTCGCCGATTTTCATTCCCAGGCCGACGCCGACACCGCCGAAGCCGAATTCATCCGCCGCTTCCGATTACATCAAGTCCCAAACGATGTTGTCATATACACAGCAAAAGTGTTTAAGCAGAAAGTAAAGCTAGTGGATTTAATGGTTGAAACAGGCCTTGCCTCATCCAAAGCGGAAGCGGGGCGGTTGATCAAGGGAGGCGGAGTTAAGCTAAATCATGAGCGAGTCAGCGATCCGACTCATGAAATTGACACCGAAGCGCAAAAAGATGTTCTCATTCAAAAAGGACCACGTATGTATAAGCAGGTCGTTTTTGATCGCGCGGAATTGAGCCTTGGCGGCTGTGCCGACGATGACAAAACCTGA
- a CDS encoding YcxB family protein — MTESIKFFLTWEEYFAAQEFFRRDHQAMAPEWVVGGLLMLASIVLMLIDGMGVFSAIVIVLGLVVLLAGPFVRRWASNRKWRREPLYETEHEVAFSEDGVYFRMGVIESNLDWRYYQKVIESQDGLMLVYGNDSFNLLPKRAFASETLFNEFRSLAIRNLPK; from the coding sequence ATGACTGAAAGCATCAAATTCTTTTTGACCTGGGAAGAGTACTTCGCTGCGCAGGAATTTTTCCGGCGCGACCATCAAGCTATGGCGCCTGAATGGGTTGTCGGCGGATTGCTGATGCTGGCAAGCATCGTTCTGATGCTAATTGACGGCATGGGCGTGTTTTCCGCCATTGTCATCGTGCTCGGATTGGTCGTCCTGTTGGCTGGGCCATTCGTCCGGCGCTGGGCTTCCAACCGAAAATGGCGGCGCGAGCCTCTATATGAAACGGAACACGAAGTCGCCTTCAGCGAAGACGGCGTTTATTTTCGCATGGGCGTGATTGAATCGAACCTGGATTGGCGGTATTACCAAAAAGTGATCGAAAGCCAGGACGGATTGATGTTGGTTTACGGCAACGATTCATTCAACCTGCTGCCCAAACGAGCATTTGCCAGTGAAACGCTGTTCAATGAATTTCGCTCATTGGCAATCAGAAACTTACCAAAGTAG